A genomic stretch from Setaria italica strain Yugu1 chromosome VII, Setaria_italica_v2.0, whole genome shotgun sequence includes:
- the LOC101764264 gene encoding uncharacterized protein LOC101764264 isoform X1: MALRNGGRGGWGAAASLAVVVAAVAALLGAGAAVAAAAKFDDVVQPSWANDHMVYDGDLLKLRLDANSGGGFVSKNKFLYGKASADLKLVPGDSAGVVTAFYVIVFGRGQAQRVRLRVPGEHERRAVPGADEPVHRRRGQPRAAHRPVVRPHHRLPHLRRALEPQPGGVHGRRHPHPRLREHVLPPRPRPPPPRRQHQHHRLIAAAVPGAAADGGVQLDLERGRLGDAGRAREDGLVARAVRGHVPGGARGRLRVGGQRHRLGRRRGVPLHRVVVGQGGPVLVEGEGDVGAERAPEPPARVGARAPPRLRLLRRHRPLPRPAARVRRALIGG, encoded by the exons ATGGCTTTGCGGAACGGAGGTCGTGGAGGCTGGGGCGCTGCGGCGTCgctggccgtggtggtggcggccgttgcGGCACTGCTGGGCGCCGGGGCtgcggttgcggcggcggccaagttCGACGACGTGGTGCAGCCGAGCTGGGCGAACGACCACATGGTGTACGACGGGGACCTCCTCAAGCTCCGGCTCGACGCCAACTCCGGCGGCGGGTTCGTGTCGAAGAACAAGTTCCTCTACGGCAAGGCCAGCGCCGACCTCAAGCTGGTGCCGGGGGACTCCGCCGGCGTCGTCACCGCTTTCTATGTGA TTGTCTTCGGGCGGGGACAAGCACAACGAGTTCGACTTCGAGTTCCTGGGGAACACGAGCGGCGAGCCGTACCTGGTGCAGACGAACCTGTACATCGACGGCGTGGGCAACCGCGAGCAGCGCATCGACCTGTGGTTCGACCCCACCACCGACTTCCACACCTACGCCGTGCTCTGGAACCCCAGCCAGGTGGTGTTCATGGTCGACGACACCCCCATCCGCGTCTACGAGAACACGTCCTCCCGCCACgtccacggccaccaccgccacgccgccaacaccagcaccaccgactcatcgccgccgccgttcccggGGCCGCAGCCGATGGCGGTGTACAGCTCGATCTGGAACGCGGACGACTGGGCGACGCAGGGCGGGCGCGTGAAGACGGACTGGTCGCACGCGCCGTTCGAGGCCACGTTCCGGGAGGTGCGCGTGGACGGCTGCGTGTGGGCGGGCAACGCCACCGActgggacggcggcgaggtgtcCCGCTGCACCGGGTCGTCGTGGGGCAAGGAGGGCCGGTACtggtggaaggagaaggagatgtCGGAGCTGAGCGTGCACCAGAGCCACCAGCTCGTGTGGGCGCGCGCGCACCACCTCGTCTACGACTACTGCGTCGACACCGACCGCTTCCCCGTCCAGCCGCCCGAGTGCGCCGGGCGCTGATCGGAGGCTGA
- the LOC101784935 gene encoding LOW QUALITY PROTEIN: receptor-like serine/threonine-protein kinase SD1-8 (The sequence of the model RefSeq protein was modified relative to this genomic sequence to represent the inferred CDS: inserted 1 base in 1 codon) gives MQSYSDKFAFQVTVSPSEVSYSYSIKAGGPLTRLVLMDTPLIQRFIWDPRRHWWXAKCGPSGLCNQSAAATSPSFCSCVHQGFSAAVSPPDWNMDDTSRGCRRNVPLDCGGSRSSSTDWFAALPGVKLPDTLNSSLDMGITLDQCRARCLANCSCVAYAAADIQGGGDGSGCLMWPENLIDLQYLGGGQTLYIRLAKSESGKRKERSLLEWRKRLQIILGIAEGVKHLHEGEGSAGNVIHRDLKPANVLLDGG, from the exons ATGCAATCCTACTCCGACAAGTTCGCCTTCCAGGTGACGGTCAGTCCCAGCGAGGTCAGCTACAGCTACAGCATCAAGGCAGGCGGGCCCTTGACTCGACTCGTCCTGATGGACACGCCCTTGATCCAGCGCTTCATCTGGGATCCGAGACGCCATTGGT ACGCCAAGTGCGGGCCATCTGGCCTGTGCAACCAGAGCGCCGCGGCCACGTCACCCTCGTTCTGCAGCTGTGTTCATCAAGGATTCAGCGCCGCCGTGTCGCCGCCGGACTGGAACATGGACGACACGTCGCGCGGGTGCCGGCGGAACGTGCCATTGGActgcggcggcagcaggagcTCGAGCACCGACTGGTTCGCCGCTCTGCCGGGAGTGAAGCTGCCCGACACGCTCAACTCGTCGCTGGACATGGGCATCACGCTGGATCAGTGCAGGGCGAGGTGCCTTGCCAACTGCTCCTGCGTGGCGTATGCCGCTGCGGATATCCAAGGAGGCGGTGACGGAAGCGGATGCCTCATGTGGCCAGAAAACCTCATTGATCTACAGTACCTAGGTGGAGGGCAGACCCTGTACATAAGGCTGGCAAAGTCTGAATCAG GGAAACGTAAAGAACGCTCTCTGCTGGAATGGCGAAAGAGGCTGCAAATAATTCTTGGGATTGCGGAGGGCGTCAAGCACCTGCACGAGGGAGAGGGATCGGCCGGCAACGTGATCCACAGGGATCTGAAGCCGGCCAATGTGCTGCTGGACGGTGGATGA
- the LOC101764264 gene encoding xyloglucan endotransglucosylase/hydrolase protein 9 isoform X2, producing the protein MALRNGGRGGWGAAASLAVVVAAVAALLGAGAAVAAAAKFDDVVQPSWANDHMVYDGDLLKLRLDANSGGGFVSKNKFLYGKASADLKLVPGDSAGVVTAFYLSSGGDKHNEFDFEFLGNTSGEPYLVQTNLYIDGVGNREQRIDLWFDPTTDFHTYAVLWNPSQVVFMVDDTPIRVYENTSSRHVHGHHRHAANTSTTDSSPPPFPGPQPMAVYSSIWNADDWATQGGRVKTDWSHAPFEATFREVRVDGCVWAGNATDWDGGEVSRCTGSSWGKEGRYWWKEKEMSELSVHQSHQLVWARAHHLVYDYCVDTDRFPVQPPECAGR; encoded by the exons ATGGCTTTGCGGAACGGAGGTCGTGGAGGCTGGGGCGCTGCGGCGTCgctggccgtggtggtggcggccgttgcGGCACTGCTGGGCGCCGGGGCtgcggttgcggcggcggccaagttCGACGACGTGGTGCAGCCGAGCTGGGCGAACGACCACATGGTGTACGACGGGGACCTCCTCAAGCTCCGGCTCGACGCCAACTCCGGCGGCGGGTTCGTGTCGAAGAACAAGTTCCTCTACGGCAAGGCCAGCGCCGACCTCAAGCTGGTGCCGGGGGACTCCGCCGGCGTCGTCACCGCTTTCTAT TTGTCTTCGGGCGGGGACAAGCACAACGAGTTCGACTTCGAGTTCCTGGGGAACACGAGCGGCGAGCCGTACCTGGTGCAGACGAACCTGTACATCGACGGCGTGGGCAACCGCGAGCAGCGCATCGACCTGTGGTTCGACCCCACCACCGACTTCCACACCTACGCCGTGCTCTGGAACCCCAGCCAGGTGGTGTTCATGGTCGACGACACCCCCATCCGCGTCTACGAGAACACGTCCTCCCGCCACgtccacggccaccaccgccacgccgccaacaccagcaccaccgactcatcgccgccgccgttcccggGGCCGCAGCCGATGGCGGTGTACAGCTCGATCTGGAACGCGGACGACTGGGCGACGCAGGGCGGGCGCGTGAAGACGGACTGGTCGCACGCGCCGTTCGAGGCCACGTTCCGGGAGGTGCGCGTGGACGGCTGCGTGTGGGCGGGCAACGCCACCGActgggacggcggcgaggtgtcCCGCTGCACCGGGTCGTCGTGGGGCAAGGAGGGCCGGTACtggtggaaggagaaggagatgtCGGAGCTGAGCGTGCACCAGAGCCACCAGCTCGTGTGGGCGCGCGCGCACCACCTCGTCTACGACTACTGCGTCGACACCGACCGCTTCCCCGTCCAGCCGCCCGAGTGCGCCGGGCGCTGA